One Edaphobacter flagellatus genomic region harbors:
- the coaBC gene encoding bifunctional phosphopantothenoylcysteine decarboxylase/phosphopantothenate--cysteine ligase CoaBC yields MSERVKVTVAVTGGIAAYKAVEVVRQLQDAGFDPHVVMTRAATEFVQPLTFAAITGHKVITSLWSEDAGASGGEMSGIEHINEAQTTAALIVVPATADIIAKFANGIADDFLTTTYLATTAPVIVAPAMNVNMWNHPAVQLNIATLRTRGVHIVEPDSGYLACGMVGGGRLAEESSIVAAVAEALASTGAARTPQPGDLAGETVLVTAGGTREPIDPVRYIGNRSSGKMGYALAAEAHRRGARVILVSAPTSLAAPAGCDRVCVTTAEQMRAAVLERLPDASIVIMAAAVSDYRMAEVASQKLKRDGARTLRLEPTADILHELVERKRPGTFVVGFAAETENVLVNGRAKLARKGVDALVVNDVSGTATGFDSDSNAGVFLTPSQEIELPLAAKTEMSALILDEVAALRAATREPART; encoded by the coding sequence ATGAGCGAGCGCGTTAAAGTCACCGTCGCCGTCACCGGAGGCATCGCCGCCTACAAGGCCGTCGAGGTCGTCCGCCAGTTGCAGGACGCCGGCTTCGACCCGCACGTTGTCATGACGCGCGCCGCCACCGAGTTCGTGCAGCCGCTCACCTTCGCCGCCATCACCGGCCACAAAGTCATCACCTCGCTTTGGAGCGAGGACGCCGGAGCCTCGGGCGGCGAGATGTCGGGAATCGAACATATTAATGAGGCGCAGACCACCGCCGCCCTCATCGTCGTCCCTGCCACCGCCGACATCATCGCCAAATTCGCCAACGGCATTGCCGACGACTTTCTGACCACCACCTATCTCGCCACGACAGCGCCCGTCATCGTTGCTCCCGCGATGAACGTCAACATGTGGAACCATCCGGCGGTGCAGCTCAACATTGCGACGCTGCGTACACGCGGCGTGCACATCGTCGAGCCCGACTCCGGCTATCTCGCCTGCGGCATGGTCGGCGGAGGCCGCCTCGCTGAAGAGTCCTCCATCGTCGCCGCTGTCGCGGAAGCGCTCGCCAGCACAGGCGCAGCACGCACGCCCCAGCCCGGCGACCTCGCAGGTGAGACCGTCCTCGTCACCGCCGGTGGCACACGCGAGCCCATCGACCCTGTCCGCTACATCGGCAATCGCTCCAGCGGCAAGATGGGTTACGCTCTCGCCGCCGAAGCCCACCGACGCGGAGCACGCGTTATCCTCGTCAGCGCACCAACCTCGCTCGCCGCGCCTGCTGGATGCGATCGCGTCTGCGTCACCACCGCCGAGCAGATGCGCGCCGCGGTGCTCGAACGCCTGCCCGACGCCAGCATCGTCATTATGGCCGCCGCCGTCAGCGACTATCGCATGGCCGAAGTCGCTTCGCAAAAGCTGAAGCGCGACGGAGCACGCACGCTGCGCCTTGAGCCGACCGCCGACATCCTGCACGAGCTGGTGGAACGCAAACGCCCCGGCACGTTCGTCGTCGGCTTCGCGGCTGAGACCGAAAACGTGCTCGTCAACGGACGCGCCAAGCTCGCCCGCAAAGGTGTCGACGCACTCGTCGTCAACGACGTCTCCGGCACGGCCACCGGGTTCGACTCCGACTCCAACGCCGGAGTCTTCCTCACCCCGAGCCAGGAGATTGAGCTGCCCCTCGCAGCCAAGACCGAGATGTCCGCACTTATCCTCGACGAAGTTGCAGCACTGCGCGCCGCAACCCGCGAACCTGCGCGCACCTGA
- a CDS encoding S53 family peptidase codes for MQFAKTFLALFAATLSAAVLPTTFAHAADKAVLAQRAAATQSVEFDVFLPLAHRDDLATLVAAQHDSSSPSYHQWIKPAEFKARFGASDATVAAVRQQLEAYGLTTTLVSQQRIHVSGSANAVEQAFATQLHNGTYASGRKTVAAATPLSLPGTLTANGAVVTGLSGFIRMRPHSRRLATPLNRYSSAGPYWFDDLKQAYKFPSYKVYTGKGVTIGILMSGDYNPADMAKFFAHEKLAVPKMSTVNINGGAPYDPNGSTETHLDMQQTGGMAPNASIVLYNVPDLSDTNILSALGTIIDSNQADIVNMSFGGPELFYTPAYNDGQDFTNILGIYDDVFKQGNAQGITFVASSGDLGALDAPPLACFDPNATSACGSMQPSVETPASSPHVTGVGGTNLATTYTSGSGSLDSKYVSEQAFGDPLAADIFFGTPATGGIWGSGGGVSIYHKKPLFQWLVNTGSNYRTVPDVAGHMGGCPLGAITPCPASDSADVVAIDGGFYGVVGTSASAPDFAGLLALKVERYGSRLGNENPEIYALAALQNIGFPLQIYHDNVPGFNGLYSTKKGYNRVLGNGTVIGINFLLAPWVPTAGTPQTPSNP; via the coding sequence ATGCAATTTGCGAAAACGTTTCTCGCTCTCTTTGCGGCCACACTCTCGGCCGCAGTTCTGCCCACAACTTTTGCGCACGCAGCCGACAAGGCCGTTCTGGCCCAGCGTGCCGCCGCAACCCAGAGCGTCGAATTCGACGTCTTCCTGCCACTCGCTCACCGTGACGACCTCGCTACGCTGGTCGCCGCACAGCACGACTCCTCCTCCCCCAGCTATCACCAGTGGATCAAGCCAGCCGAGTTCAAGGCACGCTTCGGCGCCAGCGATGCCACCGTCGCCGCTGTCCGTCAGCAGCTTGAAGCCTATGGGCTCACCACAACGCTCGTGTCACAACAACGCATCCACGTCTCCGGCAGCGCCAACGCTGTCGAGCAGGCCTTCGCCACCCAGCTGCACAATGGCACCTACGCCAGCGGCCGCAAGACCGTCGCCGCAGCCACACCGCTCTCGCTGCCCGGCACCCTTACCGCCAACGGAGCCGTCGTCACCGGACTCTCCGGATTCATCCGCATGCGGCCGCATTCTCGGCGTCTGGCTACACCGCTGAATCGCTACTCCAGCGCAGGCCCCTACTGGTTCGACGATCTGAAGCAGGCATACAAATTTCCCAGCTACAAGGTCTACACCGGCAAGGGAGTCACCATCGGCATCCTGATGTCCGGCGACTATAACCCCGCCGACATGGCGAAGTTCTTCGCGCACGAAAAGCTGGCCGTGCCCAAGATGAGCACCGTCAACATCAACGGCGGCGCGCCCTACGATCCCAACGGCTCAACCGAAACCCACCTCGACATGCAGCAGACCGGAGGCATGGCCCCGAACGCCAGCATCGTCCTCTACAACGTGCCCGATCTCTCCGACACCAACATCCTTTCTGCGCTTGGCACCATCATCGACAGCAACCAGGCCGATATCGTGAACATGTCCTTCGGCGGCCCGGAGCTCTTCTACACGCCTGCCTATAACGATGGTCAGGACTTCACCAACATCCTCGGCATCTACGACGATGTCTTCAAACAGGGCAACGCACAGGGCATCACCTTCGTCGCCTCCTCCGGCGACCTCGGTGCGCTCGACGCTCCCCCACTGGCCTGCTTCGACCCGAACGCCACCAGCGCCTGCGGCAGCATGCAGCCTTCGGTCGAAACACCGGCCTCCAGCCCGCATGTCACTGGAGTAGGCGGCACGAACCTGGCCACCACCTACACCTCCGGCTCAGGCTCACTCGACTCCAAATATGTCAGCGAGCAGGCCTTCGGCGATCCGCTCGCCGCCGACATCTTCTTCGGCACACCGGCCACCGGCGGCATCTGGGGATCAGGCGGCGGCGTCAGCATCTATCACAAGAAGCCGCTCTTCCAGTGGCTGGTCAATACCGGCTCCAACTACCGCACCGTGCCTGATGTCGCCGGCCACATGGGCGGCTGCCCGCTGGGTGCCATCACTCCATGCCCGGCCAGCGACAGCGCCGACGTCGTCGCCATCGACGGAGGCTTCTACGGCGTTGTCGGCACCAGCGCATCGGCACCCGACTTCGCCGGTCTGCTTGCCCTCAAGGTCGAGCGCTACGGTTCGCGCCTGGGCAACGAGAACCCCGAGATCTACGCGCTGGCCGCGTTGCAGAACATCGGCTTCCCGCTGCAGATCTACCACGACAACGTCCCCGGCTTTAACGGCCTTTACTCCACGAAGAAGGGATACAACCGCGTGCTGGGCAACGGCACCGTCATCGGCATCAACTTCCTGCTGGCACCCTGGGTGCCGACAGCAGGAACCCCGCAGACGCCAAGCAATCCCTAA
- the mnmE gene encoding tRNA uridine-5-carboxymethylaminomethyl(34) synthesis GTPase MnmE — protein sequence MGEGQSNDTIVAIATPAGRGGIGVVRLSGPEARSIAEPMVRLRHPLAAGRARFGEVVDAATGEVLDEAVVTFFAGPHSYTAEDVVEIAAHGSPVLLEYLVRQSIAAGARLAEPGEFTERAFLAGRLDLTQAEAVRDLIEASTLNQARVAARQLGGALSRQVAPVKERLVALIAGLEAGVDFAEDDIETMPAEEIAERIAAVEAPLRGLERGFEYGRIVHDGLRLAIVGRPNAGKSSLFNRLVERDRAIVTATPGTTRDLVTERVAIGGIPIELIDTAGLRESTDEAETIGIAKSREAMADADLVLLVVDASAQVHAEDAKALAAMAGRPVLVAANKADLGGDAAALEDARRVVRTSALTGEGVAELRDAIVEMSGAAAPEQDTALVTNLRQRQAVTRALEGLERAKTTSEAGIPHEMILVDLYESLTALDSLTGTTTAEDILRLIFSRFCIGK from the coding sequence ATGGGCGAAGGTCAGAGCAACGACACGATTGTGGCGATTGCGACTCCTGCGGGACGCGGTGGGATCGGCGTGGTGCGGCTGTCGGGGCCGGAGGCGCGTTCGATTGCCGAGCCGATGGTGCGTCTGCGGCATCCGCTGGCTGCAGGACGAGCACGGTTTGGCGAGGTGGTGGACGCCGCAACGGGCGAGGTACTGGACGAGGCGGTGGTGACGTTCTTCGCGGGGCCGCACTCGTACACAGCCGAGGATGTGGTGGAGATTGCGGCGCATGGCTCCCCGGTGCTGCTGGAGTATCTGGTACGGCAGTCGATTGCAGCGGGCGCTCGGCTGGCGGAGCCGGGCGAGTTTACGGAGCGCGCGTTTCTTGCGGGAAGGCTGGACCTGACGCAGGCTGAGGCGGTGCGCGATCTGATCGAGGCTTCGACGCTGAACCAGGCGCGGGTGGCGGCGCGGCAGCTGGGAGGTGCGCTGTCGCGGCAGGTGGCTCCGGTGAAGGAGCGGCTGGTGGCGTTGATTGCGGGTCTTGAGGCGGGAGTGGACTTCGCCGAGGACGATATTGAGACGATGCCTGCGGAAGAGATTGCGGAGCGCATTGCGGCGGTGGAGGCTCCGCTGCGCGGGCTGGAGCGCGGCTTTGAGTATGGCCGCATCGTCCATGACGGGCTGCGGCTGGCGATTGTAGGCAGGCCGAATGCGGGCAAGTCGTCGCTGTTCAACCGGCTGGTGGAACGCGATCGGGCGATTGTGACGGCGACTCCGGGAACGACGCGCGATCTTGTAACAGAGAGAGTTGCAATTGGAGGAATCCCTATCGAGCTGATCGACACGGCGGGCCTGCGGGAGTCGACAGACGAGGCAGAGACGATCGGCATTGCGAAGTCGCGCGAGGCGATGGCAGATGCGGACCTGGTGCTGCTGGTGGTGGACGCTTCGGCTCAGGTGCACGCAGAGGATGCGAAGGCCCTGGCGGCGATGGCGGGGCGTCCCGTACTGGTGGCGGCGAACAAGGCGGATCTGGGCGGGGATGCCGCTGCACTCGAAGATGCGCGTCGTGTTGTGCGAACGTCAGCGTTGACTGGCGAAGGGGTTGCCGAGCTGCGCGATGCGATCGTCGAGATGTCGGGTGCAGCGGCTCCTGAGCAGGATACGGCTCTGGTGACGAATCTGCGTCAGAGGCAGGCGGTGACGCGCGCGCTCGAAGGGCTGGAGAGGGCGAAGACGACAAGTGAGGCAGGCATTCCGCACGAGATGATTCTGGTGGATCTGTATGAGTCGCTGACGGCACTCGACAGCCTGACCGGAACGACGACGGCGGAGGATATTCTGCGTCTGATCTTCTCGAGGTTCTGTATCGGAAAGTAG
- a CDS encoding glycoside hydrolase family 88/105 protein: MMRLNLMLFGCLLLGSFAAANAQQDYFSNWPAGTSPQEVGKQLADHFVTSPHQYTKTIHYSEICTWYGALRFAALTHDDALRDALIKRFEPLMPGGAEAERRPQRRHVDDSIFGVAPLEIARQTRDDKFLKEGLWWADRQWENPQPDGLSAETRFWIDDMYMLTMLQLEAYRATGDKKYLDRDAHEMVAYLDKLQQPNGLFYHAPDVKYFWGRGDGWVSAGMAEMLSELPENHPDRARIMKGYKLMMSSLLKYQGKDGMWRELIDKDDAWPESSSSAMFAYGMIMGVKHGWLDAATYGPAARKAWIAVVGYVDQNHDVTQVCEGTGKKDSLEYYYQRKRRTGDFHGQAPVLWSADALISAGVK; encoded by the coding sequence ATGATGCGTCTGAATCTCATGCTCTTCGGCTGCCTGCTCCTCGGCTCCTTCGCAGCCGCCAATGCACAGCAGGACTACTTCTCCAACTGGCCCGCAGGCACCAGCCCGCAGGAGGTCGGCAAACAGCTGGCCGACCACTTCGTCACCAGCCCGCATCAGTACACCAAGACCATCCACTACTCCGAGATCTGCACCTGGTACGGCGCGCTTCGCTTCGCCGCTCTCACCCACGACGACGCTCTGCGCGACGCGCTCATCAAGCGCTTCGAACCCCTGATGCCCGGCGGAGCCGAAGCTGAGCGCCGTCCCCAGCGCCGCCATGTCGACGACTCCATCTTCGGCGTCGCACCGCTCGAGATCGCGCGCCAGACCAGGGACGACAAGTTCCTCAAAGAAGGCCTCTGGTGGGCCGACCGCCAGTGGGAGAACCCGCAGCCCGACGGCCTCTCCGCCGAGACCCGCTTCTGGATCGACGACATGTACATGCTCACCATGCTGCAGCTCGAGGCCTACCGCGCCACTGGCGACAAGAAGTACCTCGACCGCGACGCGCACGAGATGGTCGCTTACCTCGACAAGCTCCAGCAGCCCAACGGCCTCTTCTACCACGCACCCGACGTCAAATACTTCTGGGGACGCGGCGATGGCTGGGTCTCCGCCGGCATGGCCGAGATGCTCAGCGAGCTGCCCGAAAATCACCCCGACCGCGCACGCATCATGAAGGGCTACAAGCTCATGATGTCCTCGCTGCTCAAGTACCAGGGCAAGGACGGCATGTGGCGCGAGCTGATCGACAAGGACGACGCCTGGCCCGAAAGCTCCTCCTCCGCCATGTTCGCCTACGGCATGATTATGGGAGTCAAACACGGCTGGCTCGACGCCGCCACCTACGGCCCCGCCGCACGCAAGGCATGGATCGCCGTCGTCGGCTACGTCGACCAGAACCACGACGTCACCCAGGTCTGCGAAGGCACCGGCAAAAAGGACTCACTCGAGTACTACTACCAGCGCAAACGCCGCACCGGCGACTTCCACGGACAAGCCCCCGTCCTCTGGTCCGCCGACGCCCTCATCAGCGCAGGCGTGAAGTAA
- a CDS encoding VanZ family protein, producing the protein MWKRLFSAFALIAYGALLIKFVVFKAIPIIHIGHLKFKFSGTHTGPANFVPFKTIRPFLSGRGNHLIAIVNLAGNIVPFVPIGFLVPFIYRKMTWQKSLALAVGVGLVMEGMEVVFRVGIFDVDDILLNAIGVMIGYWIFVLFVQRMRPHLRSS; encoded by the coding sequence ATGTGGAAGCGTTTGTTCTCAGCGTTTGCTCTCATTGCCTATGGCGCGCTTTTGATCAAATTCGTGGTGTTCAAAGCCATACCCATCATTCACATCGGACATCTGAAGTTCAAGTTCAGCGGCACCCATACCGGTCCTGCCAACTTCGTCCCGTTCAAGACCATCCGGCCTTTTCTCAGCGGACGAGGAAATCACTTGATTGCAATCGTGAATCTGGCCGGGAATATCGTTCCGTTTGTTCCAATCGGATTTCTGGTTCCCTTCATCTATCGAAAGATGACGTGGCAAAAGTCACTCGCTCTGGCGGTTGGCGTTGGTCTTGTCATGGAGGGAATGGAGGTCGTGTTCCGCGTGGGCATATTCGACGTTGACGACATACTCCTGAATGCAATCGGCGTCATGATCGGCTACTGGATATTTGTCCTTTTCGTGCAACGAATGCGGCCTCATTTGAGGTCATCCTAG
- a CDS encoding PEP-CTERM sorting domain-containing protein has product MKSHFFASVLAMGMIVPAALATPLTITSPTGGALPSGVTAVGGIVADLKGANGNRIVSQVAASTEYIGFPDSSAYPLLFGTQNGFDSSIVSELGGGISSASFRITLYDGDNQAGNFDYNQNFLLVNDLNFGNFSSVSTEETNGTGTTVYSSGLGFGNDILGTGWFSSTDPALLAALFNSLTSGKIDFRIKDLTPGDQYYDFTQGLDGSVINVGTGPVVTPPTGVTPEPSTFLMLGTGLVGAAAQLRRRFVKN; this is encoded by the coding sequence ATGAAGTCCCACTTCTTTGCCTCAGTCCTGGCCATGGGCATGATCGTGCCTGCCGCCCTGGCTACGCCTCTTACCATCACCTCGCCCACCGGGGGCGCTCTGCCCTCCGGCGTCACCGCCGTCGGCGGCATCGTTGCCGACCTCAAGGGAGCCAACGGAAACCGCATCGTCAGCCAGGTCGCCGCCAGTACCGAATACATCGGCTTCCCCGACTCCTCCGCCTACCCGCTTCTCTTCGGCACGCAGAACGGCTTTGACTCCTCCATCGTCTCCGAGCTCGGGGGCGGCATCTCCTCTGCCTCCTTCCGCATCACGCTTTACGATGGCGACAACCAGGCCGGCAACTTCGACTACAACCAGAACTTCCTGCTGGTCAACGACCTCAACTTCGGCAACTTCTCCAGCGTCTCCACCGAAGAGACCAACGGAACCGGCACCACCGTCTACTCCAGCGGCCTCGGCTTCGGCAACGACATCCTCGGCACCGGCTGGTTCTCCTCCACCGACCCCGCTCTGCTCGCTGCGCTCTTCAACTCGCTCACCAGCGGCAAGATCGACTTCCGCATTAAGGACCTCACCCCCGGCGACCAGTACTACGACTTCACCCAGGGACTCGACGGCTCCGTCATCAACGTCGGCACCGGCCCCGTCGTCACGCCGCCCACCGGAGTCACCCCGGAGCCCAGCACCTTCCTCATGCTCGGCACCGGCCTCGTCGGAGCAGCCGCACAACTCCGCCGCCGCTTCGTGAAGAACTAA
- a CDS encoding TonB-dependent receptor, translating into MKQFKYVLFAILTIAGALFVSSSALAQDTSSLSGTVTDSSGAVVPKANLTVTNQATHSEIHATSNEGGSFTITNLPPGTYNLKAEATGFQTTELNGVQVDPNIGRRVDLTMKVGDTATSITVEANANTVQTESGAVGQLIAQEQVKNIQLNGRNPLYLAQMEPGVVRSNSMAAFAFGLDNGINVNGARSQESVITFDGAPMVRTRSNGTSVGVADVDSTSQIQVLTTSYPAEYGRTNGGQIRMVPKSGSSQFHGSAYEYFRNSALNANLWKNNFSGVARGAFRYNQFGWNLNGPVFFPGFNKNHDKLFFLVGQEWVKYNHADIATQFTPTALMRTGNFSELLGSNIFYKTPVQLYKPNTNNTVAYAGNIIPASDLSANGLGLLKAYPLPNTSAPQYNWIDSALYTERQRKDSVVVDYVPTDRHHLRFSMLNYNYDDYEPHFGNFNTNPRIFHRPNQIGVLHWNWTISPTWVNDAFVSAAADHVTIGIDTSSGLSDRTKYGINYPYLFGAATKVVPNKIPTIQIANFGTLDGGPYPSRSGGIVYDAGDNVTKVWGRHTIKFGFQWEYAGENNYDQISVDNTRPGTTNNQNGLFNFTDGQASTSGAAIANVALGFFNTYGEIGTRSYTLFRGNMYSMYGQDQWRVNSKLVLEYGIRYDIMQSYHALWGNQSFFNPSVYNPALAPAVDSKTGYLTGGDAYNGVVIPGSGFPSSAKGHVPDAILNGNFQRLFRGFDSNYSPTVYSNIQPRVGFAYQIDPYTVIRAGGGRYVQRLGISDTVHVGGNAPFQPSSTVTNGNVDTPGGNGVNQLPLAFNSHAYKYPSPEAWGWNVTVEHEFSNVAVFTLSYVGRRGYHLEQLANINQLPIGTVAPGTPNLINKVNPDSLRPYKGFSTIIEAQNAGGAFYHSLQANLKRRLTKGLLFGAAYTWSKSLDYGSSNGTNIVDAFNNARMYGPSDFDTRHVLVLNYVYDIGLANHMSNVFGRTFLGNWQFSGTIQAQTGRPQNVTQTTDYAGVGPGSGSQFSVVSKNPRLPHQFAGGTGVGQWFEATTCPNFNNPTAANRTVGTWCSPLPGTYAPRGMRGLIYGPGFNSFSAALQKEFHIIPSHENHMLVFKAEGFNYLNHPNLDNPNTNPTSSAFGQVTSKGSTYASERQFQFSLRYAF; encoded by the coding sequence TTGAAACAATTCAAATATGTACTGTTCGCGATCCTGACCATCGCGGGCGCGCTATTCGTCAGTTCGTCCGCGCTTGCACAAGACACCTCTTCCCTCTCCGGTACGGTTACCGATTCATCGGGTGCCGTCGTTCCCAAGGCCAACCTCACGGTAACGAATCAGGCGACGCATAGTGAGATTCATGCGACGAGCAATGAGGGCGGCAGCTTCACCATCACGAACCTCCCCCCGGGTACCTACAACCTGAAGGCGGAGGCCACCGGGTTCCAGACGACCGAACTCAACGGCGTGCAGGTCGACCCGAACATTGGTCGCCGTGTCGACCTCACGATGAAGGTCGGTGATACCGCCACCTCGATCACGGTCGAAGCGAATGCCAACACGGTACAGACGGAGAGCGGCGCGGTAGGCCAGCTGATTGCGCAGGAGCAGGTGAAGAACATCCAGCTAAACGGACGTAACCCACTCTACCTCGCACAGATGGAACCGGGTGTTGTGCGCTCGAACTCGATGGCGGCGTTTGCCTTCGGTCTGGACAACGGCATCAACGTCAACGGTGCGCGCTCGCAGGAGAGCGTGATCACATTCGACGGCGCTCCGATGGTGCGTACGCGTTCCAACGGCACCAGCGTCGGCGTGGCCGATGTGGATTCGACCTCGCAGATCCAGGTGCTGACAACCAGCTATCCGGCTGAGTATGGCCGCACCAATGGCGGACAGATCCGCATGGTGCCCAAGAGTGGCTCGTCGCAGTTCCACGGCAGCGCCTATGAGTATTTCCGCAACAGCGCGTTGAATGCAAACCTGTGGAAGAACAACTTCTCCGGCGTCGCGCGCGGCGCTTTTCGTTATAACCAGTTTGGGTGGAACCTGAATGGCCCGGTCTTCTTCCCCGGCTTCAATAAGAACCACGACAAGCTCTTCTTCCTCGTCGGCCAGGAGTGGGTGAAGTACAACCATGCCGACATCGCGACACAGTTTACCCCGACGGCATTGATGCGCACCGGCAACTTCAGCGAGTTGCTGGGCTCGAATATCTTTTACAAAACACCAGTGCAGCTTTACAAGCCGAATACAAATAACACCGTGGCGTATGCCGGCAACATCATCCCTGCATCGGATCTGAGCGCCAATGGTCTTGGGTTGCTGAAGGCCTATCCATTGCCCAACACCAGCGCACCGCAATACAACTGGATCGATTCAGCGCTTTACACTGAACGCCAGCGTAAGGATTCGGTCGTTGTCGACTATGTCCCGACGGATCGTCATCACCTCCGGTTCAGCATGCTGAACTACAACTACGACGACTACGAGCCGCACTTCGGCAACTTCAATACGAATCCACGTATCTTCCATCGCCCCAACCAGATCGGTGTCTTGCACTGGAACTGGACCATCAGCCCCACCTGGGTCAACGATGCGTTCGTTTCCGCAGCCGCTGACCACGTCACGATCGGAATTGATACCTCGTCGGGTCTGTCGGACCGTACGAAGTACGGCATCAATTATCCGTATTTGTTTGGCGCAGCAACCAAGGTTGTACCTAATAAAATTCCGACCATCCAGATTGCGAACTTCGGCACGCTGGACGGCGGACCGTACCCGTCGCGCTCCGGGGGTATCGTCTACGATGCAGGCGACAATGTCACCAAGGTCTGGGGACGACACACCATCAAGTTCGGCTTCCAGTGGGAGTACGCCGGCGAGAACAACTACGACCAGATCAGCGTCGACAACACGCGGCCTGGAACCACGAACAATCAGAACGGCCTGTTCAACTTTACCGACGGCCAAGCGAGCACGTCTGGGGCGGCTATTGCCAACGTGGCTCTTGGCTTCTTCAATACCTATGGCGAGATTGGAACCCGCTCCTACACGCTGTTCCGCGGCAACATGTACAGCATGTACGGACAAGATCAGTGGCGTGTGAACTCGAAGCTGGTGCTGGAGTATGGCATCCGCTACGACATCATGCAGTCGTACCATGCGTTGTGGGGCAATCAGTCGTTCTTCAATCCCAGCGTCTATAACCCTGCTCTCGCTCCTGCTGTCGATTCCAAGACGGGCTACCTCACCGGAGGCGACGCCTACAACGGTGTTGTTATTCCCGGCAGCGGCTTCCCCAGCTCAGCCAAGGGCCACGTCCCCGACGCTATTCTCAACGGCAACTTCCAGCGCCTCTTCCGCGGGTTCGACTCCAACTACTCGCCGACGGTCTATTCGAACATCCAGCCGCGTGTAGGTTTTGCTTATCAGATCGATCCCTACACGGTGATTCGTGCTGGCGGTGGCCGCTATGTACAGCGTCTGGGTATCAGCGACACGGTGCACGTTGGCGGCAATGCTCCGTTCCAGCCGTCTTCGACGGTGACCAACGGCAACGTGGATACACCTGGCGGTAACGGTGTGAACCAGCTTCCGCTGGCCTTCAACTCGCACGCGTACAAGTACCCCAGCCCCGAGGCATGGGGATGGAACGTGACGGTGGAACATGAGTTCTCCAACGTGGCTGTCTTCACGCTGAGCTACGTCGGCCGCCGCGGCTACCACCTGGAGCAGCTGGCCAACATCAACCAGCTTCCCATCGGTACGGTCGCTCCCGGGACACCAAATCTCATCAACAAGGTCAACCCCGACTCGTTGCGTCCTTACAAGGGCTTCTCGACCATCATCGAGGCCCAGAACGCAGGCGGAGCCTTCTATCACTCGTTGCAGGCCAACCTGAAGCGCCGTCTTACCAAGGGGCTGCTCTTCGGTGCGGCGTATACCTGGTCCAAGAGCCTCGACTATGGTTCGTCAAACGGTACTAACATCGTCGATGCGTTCAACAATGCGCGCATGTATGGTCCCAGCGATTTCGATACGCGTCACGTGCTCGTGCTCAATTACGTGTACGACATCGGTCTTGCCAACCACATGAGCAATGTCTTTGGTCGCACCTTCCTCGGCAACTGGCAGTTCTCCGGAACCATCCAGGCGCAGACAGGTCGTCCGCAGAACGTCACGCAGACTACTGATTACGCTGGAGTTGGTCCAGGATCCGGCAGCCAGTTTTCGGTTGTATCCAAAAATCCCCGGCTGCCTCACCAGTTCGCTGGCGGCACGGGCGTTGGACAATGGTTTGAGGCAACCACGTGCCCAAACTTCAATAACCCCACGGCCGCCAATCGGACTGTTGGTACCTGGTGCTCACCCCTGCCTGGCACCTATGCTCCTCGTGGCATGCGGGGCCTGATCTATGGCCCCGGCTTCAACAGCTTCTCAGCTGCGTTGCAGAAAGAGTTCCACATTATCCCAAGCCACGAAAATCACATGCTGGTCTTCAAGGCAGAGGGTTTCAATTATCTGAACCATCCGAACCTGGATAACCCCAATACGAATCCGACCAGCAGTGCCTTTGGTCAGGTCACGTCGAAGGGCAGCACCTACGCTTCGGAGCGTCAGTTCCAATTCAGCCTTCGCTACGCCTTCTAA